A genomic window from Melopsittacus undulatus isolate bMelUnd1 chromosome 7, bMelUnd1.mat.Z, whole genome shotgun sequence includes:
- the ASB5 gene encoding ankyrin repeat and SOCS box protein 5 isoform X2 — translation MSRIYNCNWLEVPWGDGDLGSWADRSPLHEAASQGRLLSLKTLLSQGYNVDTLTIDQVTPLHEACLGDHVGCARILLEAGANVNATTIDGVTPLFNACSRGSAACAELLLEYGAKAQWESCLPSPTHEAASRGHSECLEVLISSGIDIDQDLPHLGTPLYVACVSQQIHCIRKLLYAGANVQKGKHLETPLHAAAQHSSTEIVNLLLEFGADINAKNTDFERPVDLAAPSSLVERVLLLQEATPSSLCQLCRLCIRNYIGRARLHLVPQLQLPTILKNFLQYR, via the exons GTTCTTGGGCAGATCGCTCACCTCTGCATGAGGCAGCCAGTCAAGGACGTCTTCTTTCTCTAAAGACTTTATTGTCACAG GGGTACAATGTTGACACACTAACAATTGACCAAGTAACACCACTTCATGAAGCCTGCTTGGGAGATCATGTAGGATGTGCAAGAATTCTTCTTGAAGCAGGAGCAAAC GTAAACGCTACAACAATTGATGGAGTCACACCTTTATTTAATGCATGTTCAAGAGGCAGTGCAGCATGTGCTGAGCTCCTGTTAGAGTATGGCGCCAAAGCTCAGTGGGAGTCCTGCCTTCCATCACCAACGCATGAAGCAGCCAGTAGAG GTCACAGTGAATGTCTGGAGGTACTGATATCCTCAGGTATAGATATTGACCAAGATCTCCCGCATTTAGGAACACCTCTGTATGTAGCCTGTGTTTCACAGCAGATCCATTGTATTCGAAAGCTTCTTTATGCAG GTGCCAATGTGCAGAAAGGAAAGCATCTGGAAACCCCACtccatgctgctgcccagcattCTAGTACAGAGATTGTAAACTTACTCCTTGAATTTGGGGCAGACATAAATGCCAAAAATACAGACTTTGAGAGGCCTGTCGATTTAGCTGCTCCAAGCAGTTTAGTGGAGAGagtgctgctcctccaggaAG cCACACCCTCTTCTCTTTGTCAGCTCTGCCGATTATGTATCCGAAATTACATAGGAAGAGCTAGACTGCATCTTGTCCCACAACTCCAGTTGCCAACCATACTGAAGAATTTCTTACAGTACAGATAA
- the ASB5 gene encoding ankyrin repeat and SOCS box protein 5 isoform X1, with amino-acid sequence MFIFLFSRLKEMSRIYNCNWLEVPWGDGDLGSWADRSPLHEAASQGRLLSLKTLLSQGYNVDTLTIDQVTPLHEACLGDHVGCARILLEAGANVNATTIDGVTPLFNACSRGSAACAELLLEYGAKAQWESCLPSPTHEAASRGHSECLEVLISSGIDIDQDLPHLGTPLYVACVSQQIHCIRKLLYAGANVQKGKHLETPLHAAAQHSSTEIVNLLLEFGADINAKNTDFERPVDLAAPSSLVERVLLLQEATPSSLCQLCRLCIRNYIGRARLHLVPQLQLPTILKNFLQYR; translated from the exons GTTCTTGGGCAGATCGCTCACCTCTGCATGAGGCAGCCAGTCAAGGACGTCTTCTTTCTCTAAAGACTTTATTGTCACAG GGGTACAATGTTGACACACTAACAATTGACCAAGTAACACCACTTCATGAAGCCTGCTTGGGAGATCATGTAGGATGTGCAAGAATTCTTCTTGAAGCAGGAGCAAAC GTAAACGCTACAACAATTGATGGAGTCACACCTTTATTTAATGCATGTTCAAGAGGCAGTGCAGCATGTGCTGAGCTCCTGTTAGAGTATGGCGCCAAAGCTCAGTGGGAGTCCTGCCTTCCATCACCAACGCATGAAGCAGCCAGTAGAG GTCACAGTGAATGTCTGGAGGTACTGATATCCTCAGGTATAGATATTGACCAAGATCTCCCGCATTTAGGAACACCTCTGTATGTAGCCTGTGTTTCACAGCAGATCCATTGTATTCGAAAGCTTCTTTATGCAG GTGCCAATGTGCAGAAAGGAAAGCATCTGGAAACCCCACtccatgctgctgcccagcattCTAGTACAGAGATTGTAAACTTACTCCTTGAATTTGGGGCAGACATAAATGCCAAAAATACAGACTTTGAGAGGCCTGTCGATTTAGCTGCTCCAAGCAGTTTAGTGGAGAGagtgctgctcctccaggaAG cCACACCCTCTTCTCTTTGTCAGCTCTGCCGATTATGTATCCGAAATTACATAGGAAGAGCTAGACTGCATCTTGTCCCACAACTCCAGTTGCCAACCATACTGAAGAATTTCTTACAGTACAGATAA